A window of the Candidatus Cetobacterium colombiensis genome harbors these coding sequences:
- a CDS encoding recombinase family protein, with translation MRKIGYIRVSSEDQNLARQKQQLLEIGMDIIFEEKISGATMNRLELQNMLKEIECGDVIYVTDLTRITRSTHDLFLLIDLIRGKKAYLKSLKDT, from the coding sequence ATGAGAAAAATAGGGTATATTCGTGTGAGTTCTGAAGATCAAAATTTAGCGAGGCAAAAACAACAACTTCTAGAAATTGGGATGGATATTATTTTTGAAGAAAAAATTTCTGGAGCTACAATGAATAGATTAGAATTACAAAATATGTTGAAAGAAATTGAATGTGGAGATGTTATTTATGTAACTGATTTAACAAGAATTACTCGTAGTACTCATGATCTATTTTTATTAATAGATTTAATTAGAGGAAAAAAAGCATATTTAAAATCTTTAAAAGATAC
- a CDS encoding arsenate-mycothiol transferase ArsC, protein MKTIAFVCKGNSFKSIICERFAKELTNDFIIVSAGTNPADKVNAEGARIMDARGLSMDGYKPHSLDELPQNIDYLVKMGCAVECPFVPAKETIDFDMDKYPAKTFEEKEIVVDLLEKKVKEFIETILNR, encoded by the coding sequence ATGAAAACAATCGCTTTTGTATGTAAAGGAAACTCTTTTAAAAGTATAATTTGTGAGAGATTTGCAAAGGAATTAACAAATGATTTTATAATAGTTAGTGCTGGTACAAACCCTGCAGACAAAGTAAATGCAGAAGGTGCTAGAATTATGGACGCAAGAGGACTTTCTATGGATGGATATAAACCTCATTCTTTGGATGAACTTCCACAAAATATAGATTATTTAGTTAAAATGGGATGTGCTGTAGAGTGTCCATTTGTTCCTGCTAAAGAAACTATTGATTTTGATATGGATAAATACCCTGCGAAAACTTTTGAAGAGAAAGAGATTGTAGTAGATCTTTTAGAAAAGAAAGTTAAAGAGTTTATAGAAACAATTTTAAATAGATAA
- a CDS encoding type II toxin-antitoxin system HicB family antitoxin encodes MKKDRYIYPAIFQQEDEGFNISFPDLPGAFTCGDSLEEALFMAKDCLGLYLYSLESRGLDLPNPSKPQNIKVDSTEFVQLIEVFMTPIRDDENNKCVRRNVTLPKWLNDLAKKNKINVSAILESSLKAKLGL; translated from the coding sequence ATGAAAAAAGATAGATATATTTATCCTGCAATTTTTCAGCAAGAGGATGAAGGATTTAATATTTCTTTTCCAGATTTACCTGGAGCATTTACATGTGGTGATAGCTTAGAAGAAGCTTTATTTATGGCTAAAGATTGTTTAGGATTATATTTATATTCTTTAGAATCTAGAGGATTAGATCTTCCTAATCCAAGTAAACCTCAAAATATAAAAGTAGATTCAACAGAATTTGTTCAGTTAATTGAAGTTTTTATGACTCCTATTAGAGATGATGAAAATAATAAATGTGTTAGAAGAAATGTAACATTGCCTAAATGGCTTAATGATTTAGCTAAGAAAAATAAGATTAACGTGTCTGCTATTTTGGAAAGTAGCTTAAAAGCTAAATTAGGTTTGTAA
- a CDS encoding Tn3 family transposase, translating to MSLRGKELFSQEQREMFMKIPEDELSLARYYTFSKYDLEIIQRHRRDENKIGFALQLAVLRYPGWPYSYIKSIPKIVISYIAKQIGTGIVPARRYPQRDNTLWQHMKEIKEEYGFISFGEVEHKKVFNYIYKLSLENEDTLYLFDECLNFFRKNKIILPGITTIENLIWEAKNEAEKILFDTLNNSLSEEQKEKLNSTLLVQPNIEERSRTTLGWLKTPTGFPSPETFLKLADKIEYIKDLHLDISLVQHFHSNRLLQLYRMAMRYEPYAFRDFKENKRYALLTILLINLSKDLIDKAFEVHDRQMLTLISKGRKAQEEIQKNNGKKLNEKIVQFASIGKSLIKAKEEGIDPFKALETIVNWENFVLSVNEAEKLARPVDYDYLDLLEKRFYFLRRYTPKFLHLLEFKSTKANESLIEGIDILKDINESGKRKIPEDAPIDFISKRWSKYVFEKDNSINRHYYEMAVLSELREHIRAGDISISGSRQYMDFEEYLFSKDEWQESKIFSRLAVSLELEDYFTERKLSMDKRLRWFSKNINQIKGISIENGKISISRLEKNIPLEAEQLSSKLYKLIPRINLTDLLIDVVNITGFHEEFIHASTNKKPDNSEKITLIAALIGMGTNIGLTKMADAASGISYKQMAYISQWRMHEDALNRAQVNLVNFHTKLNMSKYWGDGTTSSSDGMRMQLGVTSLHADSNPHYGTGKGATIYRFTSDQFSSFYTKVINTNSRDATHVLDGLLNHETDLNILEHYTDTAGYTDQVFGLTHLLGFRFAPRIRDLSDVKLFSLSETKVSKNLESILKGKINEKIIKENYDDVLRLASSIREGKVSSSLILSKLGSYSRQNSISTALREMGKIEKTIFILDYLSDEKLRRKIHRGLNKGEAMNGLARAIFFGKQGELRERTIQNQLQRASTLNIIINAISIWNTIYLEKAVQYLKTIEEVDEALLSNISPLAWEHINFLGEYKFDSDCCTTSLEFLRELNID from the coding sequence ATGTCATTAAGAGGAAAAGAGTTATTTTCTCAAGAGCAAAGAGAAATGTTCATGAAAATACCTGAAGATGAATTATCTTTAGCAAGATATTACACATTTTCAAAATATGATTTAGAAATTATTCAAAGACATAGAAGAGATGAAAATAAAATAGGATTTGCTTTGCAATTAGCAGTATTGAGATATCCCGGTTGGCCATATAGCTACATTAAGTCTATTCCAAAGATAGTAATAAGTTATATTGCAAAACAAATAGGGACTGGAATAGTACCTGCTAGAAGATACCCACAAAGAGATAATACTCTTTGGCAACATATGAAAGAGATTAAAGAGGAATATGGTTTTATTTCTTTTGGTGAAGTTGAACACAAAAAAGTATTTAACTATATCTACAAATTAAGTTTAGAAAATGAAGATACCTTATATCTTTTTGATGAGTGTTTGAATTTTTTTAGAAAAAATAAAATTATACTTCCTGGTATAACTACTATTGAGAACCTAATATGGGAAGCTAAAAACGAAGCAGAAAAAATACTTTTTGATACTTTAAATAATTCTCTTTCAGAAGAGCAAAAAGAAAAGTTAAATTCTACTCTATTAGTTCAGCCTAATATAGAGGAGCGAAGCAGAACAACCCTTGGTTGGTTAAAAACTCCAACTGGCTTTCCTTCTCCAGAAACTTTTTTAAAGTTGGCTGATAAAATCGAGTATATAAAAGATTTACATCTTGATATTTCTTTAGTTCAACATTTTCACTCAAATAGATTATTACAACTCTATAGAATGGCTATGAGATATGAACCTTATGCTTTTAGAGATTTCAAAGAAAATAAAAGATATGCACTATTAACAATTCTTTTAATAAATCTTTCTAAAGACCTGATAGATAAGGCTTTTGAAGTTCATGATAGACAAATGTTAACACTGATTTCAAAAGGAAGAAAAGCTCAAGAAGAGATACAAAAAAATAATGGGAAAAAGTTAAATGAAAAAATAGTTCAATTTGCAAGTATAGGAAAATCTTTAATTAAAGCCAAAGAGGAAGGGATAGATCCGTTTAAAGCTCTTGAAACTATTGTTAATTGGGAAAATTTTGTTTTATCTGTAAATGAAGCTGAGAAATTAGCAAGGCCAGTAGATTATGATTATTTAGATTTATTAGAAAAAAGATTTTATTTTTTAAGAAGATATACTCCAAAATTTTTACATCTATTAGAATTTAAATCTACAAAAGCTAATGAATCTTTAATTGAAGGAATTGATATACTTAAAGATATTAACGAGAGTGGGAAAAGGAAAATTCCTGAAGATGCTCCAATAGATTTTATCTCTAAAAGATGGAGTAAATATGTATTTGAAAAAGATAACAGTATCAATAGACATTACTACGAAATGGCCGTTCTCTCTGAACTTAGAGAACATATTAGAGCTGGAGATATATCTATTTCTGGAAGTAGACAGTATATGGATTTTGAAGAGTATCTATTTTCAAAAGATGAATGGCAAGAATCTAAAATTTTTTCTAGATTAGCTGTGAGCTTAGAATTGGAAGATTATTTTACCGAGAGAAAATTAAGCATGGATAAAAGGCTGAGATGGTTTTCTAAAAATATTAATCAAATAAAAGGAATCTCTATTGAAAATGGAAAAATTTCAATTTCAAGATTGGAAAAAAATATTCCTCTAGAAGCAGAACAACTGAGTTCAAAATTATATAAACTTATACCCAGAATTAATTTAACAGATCTTTTAATAGATGTTGTAAATATAACAGGATTCCATGAAGAGTTTATTCATGCATCAACGAATAAAAAGCCAGATAACAGTGAAAAAATAACTCTAATAGCAGCTTTAATAGGAATGGGAACAAATATAGGTCTTACAAAAATGGCAGATGCTGCTTCAGGGATATCGTATAAGCAAATGGCATATATTTCACAGTGGAGAATGCATGAAGATGCTTTAAATAGAGCTCAAGTTAACCTTGTTAATTTTCATACTAAACTAAACATGTCAAAATATTGGGGTGATGGAACTACTTCATCTTCGGATGGGATGCGTATGCAATTAGGAGTTACATCGCTTCATGCTGATTCTAATCCTCACTATGGGACTGGAAAAGGTGCTACTATTTATAGATTTACAAGTGACCAATTTTCATCTTTCTATACGAAAGTAATTAATACAAATTCTAGAGATGCTACTCATGTTTTAGATGGGCTTTTAAATCATGAAACTGATTTAAATATATTAGAACACTACACAGATACAGCTGGATATACTGATCAAGTATTTGGACTTACTCATCTTTTAGGATTCAGATTTGCTCCTAGAATACGTGATTTATCCGATGTAAAATTATTTTCTTTAAGTGAAACAAAGGTATCCAAAAATCTTGAAAGTATTTTAAAGGGCAAAATTAATGAAAAGATTATAAAAGAAAATTATGATGATGTTTTAAGATTAGCATCCTCAATTAGAGAAGGTAAAGTTAGCTCTTCACTAATATTAAGTAAATTAGGATCTTACTCTCGGCAAAATAGTATTTCTACAGCATTAAGAGAGATGGGGAAAATAGAAAAAACTATTTTTATTTTAGATTACTTATCAGATGAAAAGTTAAGAAGAAAAATTCATAGAGGTTTAAATAAAGGAGAAGCTATGAATGGTTTAGCAAGAGCTATTTTCTTTGGAAAGCAAGGTGAATTGAGAGAAAGGACTATCCAAAATCAACTTCAAAGAGCAAGTACACTTAATATTATTATAAATGCTATTAGTATTTGGAATACGATTTACTTAGAAAAGGCTGTTCAATATTTAAAAACTATTGAAGAGGTTGATGAGGCTTTGTTAAGCAACATATCTCCACTTGCTTGGGAGCATATTAATTTTTTAGGGGAATATAAATTTGATTCAGATTGTTGTACAACTTCTTTAGAATTTTTAAGAGAGCTAAATATAGATTAA